One Staphylococcus ratti DNA segment encodes these proteins:
- a CDS encoding NAD(P)/FAD-dependent oxidoreductase, which yields MKDVTIIGGGPAGLYASFYAGLRGMDVQIIDAQPKLGGKMCLYPEKIIWDIGGVAPKTCYEITQDVIQQGLHFNPDVHLNSKVTDIQKIDHQHFKVLTDSGQQFSSKSVIIAVGVGIIQPQRLQICNANRFELTNLHYVIPQYEHFRDKVVLISGGGNTALDWAEALSPIAKSVILVYRNSDVKGHEATWEKLNQRDVICHANTAICALEGSPEHSYRIGTVTLSDTQTNERFRYNVDEVIISHGFERQLDLLKNASLDIETLPDERIAGQGNSRTNIDGIFACGDVLHHSAKVHLITSAFSDAGHAANCAKNYIAPDAPAEGHVSSHNPIFKQANKQFLPK from the coding sequence ATGAAAGATGTCACGATTATTGGAGGAGGTCCTGCAGGCCTATATGCCAGTTTTTATGCTGGACTGCGTGGTATGGACGTTCAAATTATTGATGCGCAACCAAAATTAGGCGGAAAAATGTGTTTATATCCTGAAAAAATAATATGGGATATTGGCGGTGTTGCCCCTAAAACGTGTTACGAAATCACTCAAGATGTTATTCAACAAGGCTTGCACTTCAATCCTGATGTTCACCTCAATTCAAAGGTCACAGATATCCAAAAAATAGATCATCAGCACTTTAAAGTTTTGACTGATTCCGGTCAACAATTTTCATCCAAATCGGTCATTATTGCTGTGGGCGTTGGTATTATCCAACCTCAACGGCTCCAAATCTGTAATGCTAACCGTTTCGAACTGACGAATTTACATTATGTCATTCCTCAATATGAACATTTTAGAGATAAAGTTGTCCTAATATCTGGAGGCGGCAATACTGCACTAGATTGGGCAGAAGCACTTTCCCCAATTGCAAAATCGGTTATACTTGTTTATCGAAACAGTGATGTTAAAGGTCATGAAGCAACTTGGGAAAAGCTCAATCAACGCGATGTGATTTGTCATGCCAATACGGCCATTTGCGCGCTTGAAGGTAGTCCTGAACATTCATACCGTATTGGTACCGTTACACTTTCTGACACTCAAACGAATGAGCGGTTCCGATATAACGTCGACGAAGTGATTATTAGCCATGGATTCGAACGCCAACTTGACTTATTAAAAAATGCTTCTTTGGATATTGAAACACTTCCCGATGAACGCATTGCGGGGCAAGGAAATTCTCGTACAAATATAGACGGTATCTTTGCTTGTGGTGATGTGCTACACCATTCTGCTAAAGTTCACCTTATTACAAGTGCATTTAGCGATGCCGGTCATGCTGCAAATTGTGCGAAAAATTATATTGCACCAGATGCCCCAGCTGAAGGACATGTATCAAGTCACAATCCTATATTTAAACAGGCTAACAAACAATTTTTACCTAAATAA
- a CDS encoding sugar porter family MFS transporter, giving the protein MKINKKLIFFIGALGGLLYGYDMGVISGALLYLQNDIPLTPKLQGMVVASMLFGAIFGSGFSGPLSEKLGRRRLVFIISIIFIVGTLILALAPTVEIVILGRFIIGLAVGGSTAIVPVYLSELAPTEARGSLSSLNQLMITIGILSSFIVNYALAPFEAWRWMLGLAVVPSLILMIGVIFMPESPRWLLEKRGEKAARDVMQLTYPAHEIDIEIANMKKINAISESTWDVLKSPWLRTTIIIGSIFALLQQLIGINAIIHYAPTIFHKAGLGDSASILSTVGIGVVNVLVTIVAILIIDKVDRKKLLMAGNLGMVFSLLAMSILIWALGVEASVWIIIICLALFIVFFGLSWGPVLWVMLPELFPMRARGAATGISALVLSIGSLLVAYLFPIISSILNVQQVFLIFAVMGIIAFYFVMKFLPETRGRSLEQIEADLRGRTVEEKH; this is encoded by the coding sequence ATGAAAATCAATAAAAAGCTTATTTTCTTTATTGGTGCTTTAGGTGGATTACTATATGGATATGATATGGGAGTCATTTCCGGTGCGTTATTGTATTTACAAAACGACATTCCATTAACACCTAAATTACAAGGAATGGTTGTTGCATCGATGTTATTTGGTGCTATTTTTGGCTCAGGGTTTAGTGGCCCTCTTTCAGAAAAATTAGGCCGTCGACGTCTCGTCTTTATTATTTCAATTATCTTTATCGTTGGCACACTCATATTAGCACTTGCACCTACAGTTGAAATTGTCATCTTAGGCCGCTTTATTATTGGACTTGCTGTAGGAGGATCTACGGCTATCGTTCCAGTATATTTATCTGAACTTGCACCTACAGAAGCACGTGGTTCACTAAGCTCACTCAACCAGTTGATGATTACAATTGGTATTCTTTCATCCTTTATCGTCAACTATGCGTTAGCGCCGTTTGAAGCGTGGCGCTGGATGTTAGGTTTAGCAGTTGTTCCTTCATTAATCTTGATGATTGGTGTCATCTTCATGCCAGAAAGTCCACGTTGGTTATTAGAAAAACGTGGCGAGAAAGCAGCACGTGATGTCATGCAACTGACGTACCCTGCGCATGAAATTGACATTGAAATTGCAAACATGAAAAAAATCAATGCCATTTCAGAAAGCACATGGGATGTTTTAAAATCCCCATGGTTACGTACAACAATTATTATCGGTTCAATTTTTGCGTTACTTCAACAATTGATCGGTATTAATGCCATCATTCACTATGCTCCGACAATCTTCCATAAAGCAGGTCTTGGTGACTCAGCTTCTATTTTAAGTACTGTGGGTATAGGCGTAGTGAACGTTTTAGTTACGATTGTTGCAATTTTAATTATCGACAAAGTGGATCGTAAAAAGTTATTAATGGCAGGTAACTTAGGTATGGTCTTCTCATTATTAGCAATGAGTATTTTAATTTGGGCTTTAGGTGTTGAGGCATCTGTATGGATTATCATTATTTGCTTAGCCTTATTCATCGTTTTCTTCGGCCTTTCATGGGGTCCTGTATTATGGGTAATGTTACCGGAACTCTTCCCAATGCGTGCACGCGGTGCTGCTACAGGTATTTCTGCACTCGTATTATCTATCGGAAGCTTACTCGTAGCGTATTTATTCCCTATCATCAGCAGTATTTTAAATGTTCAACAAGTATTTTTAATCTTTGCTGTTATGGGCATTATCGCTTTCTACTTTGTAATGAAATTTTTACCAGAAACACGTGGTCGCAGTTTAGAACAAATTGAAGCAGATTTACGTGGTCGTACTGTAGAAGAAAAACATTAA
- a CDS encoding acryloyl-CoA reductase translates to MTHSFKAYVVEEANGKVSGSFKSLTIDDLPEGDVTIRVHYSSLNYKDMLAAQDHNKIIHKHPIIPGIDLAGEVIESHHPSFKKGDEVIGTGYDLGVSHSGGFSEVARVNGDWLVPLPKGLTLEEAMIIGTAGFTAAISIQLLEDNKITAGGGPVCVRGATGGVGILATMMLSTLNYQVTASSGQTEQHEWLQQLGAHHVVGRFEQTTDKPLQKGEWQAIIDPVGGETVGECLKHIQPHGALALSGNVSGVNFQSSVFPFILRGVKLLGADSVRFPMKHRLLLWRRLATDLKPQQLHDIKTVVPFDQIETYIHALEQNKVHGRIVLKM, encoded by the coding sequence ATGACACATTCATTTAAAGCTTATGTTGTAGAAGAAGCCAATGGAAAAGTTTCTGGAAGTTTCAAATCTTTAACGATTGACGACCTTCCGGAAGGCGATGTTACAATTCGTGTTCATTACTCTAGTTTAAATTACAAAGATATGTTAGCTGCCCAAGATCACAATAAAATCATTCATAAACATCCTATAATCCCAGGGATAGATTTAGCTGGTGAAGTGATTGAATCTCATCACCCTTCTTTTAAAAAAGGAGATGAAGTGATTGGAACAGGATATGATTTAGGTGTTTCTCACTCAGGTGGATTCAGTGAAGTTGCACGCGTTAACGGAGATTGGCTCGTCCCACTTCCAAAAGGATTAACACTTGAAGAAGCCATGATTATTGGCACAGCTGGTTTTACTGCTGCAATTTCCATACAATTACTCGAAGATAACAAAATCACCGCAGGCGGTGGCCCCGTTTGTGTCCGAGGCGCAACCGGAGGCGTAGGTATACTTGCTACTATGATGTTATCTACGTTGAACTATCAAGTAACGGCGAGCTCTGGTCAGACAGAACAACATGAATGGCTCCAACAACTGGGGGCACACCATGTCGTTGGTCGTTTTGAGCAAACGACAGACAAACCGCTTCAAAAAGGAGAATGGCAAGCGATTATTGACCCAGTAGGTGGCGAAACGGTTGGGGAATGTTTGAAACACATTCAACCACATGGCGCATTGGCACTAAGCGGCAATGTGAGTGGCGTCAACTTTCAAAGCTCTGTCTTCCCATTCATTTTACGTGGCGTCAAATTATTAGGTGCTGATTCGGTACGCTTCCCAATGAAACATCGATTATTGTTGTGGCGTCGATTGGCTACAGATCTCAAGCCTCAACAATTACATGACATTAAAACCGTCGTTCCTTTCGATCAAATAGAAACTTACATTCACGCGCTTGAACAAAATAAAGTACATGGACGCATAGTACTTAAAATGTAA
- a CDS encoding GNAT family N-acetyltransferase: MHCEIKKVEPKDVTMLRKVSIKTFRETYEEDYQPHLFNQYLEEELSIEKLTEEIQNPNSIFYFIVYQAHIAGYFKMNIEDAQTEPFSSEYVELQRLYLFKQYQGLKLGQFAFEQAIQIAKTLNKKRLWLGVWSENTSAIAFYKKQGLIKVGEHAFKVGEQVDIDWMMELRL; the protein is encoded by the coding sequence ATGCATTGTGAAATTAAAAAAGTTGAACCTAAAGACGTAACGATGTTAAGAAAAGTGAGTATAAAGACATTTAGAGAAACTTATGAAGAAGATTATCAGCCACATTTATTTAATCAATATTTAGAGGAAGAATTGTCTATAGAAAAACTAACTGAGGAAATTCAAAATCCCAATTCTATATTTTATTTTATAGTGTATCAAGCGCATATTGCGGGTTATTTTAAAATGAATATAGAAGATGCGCAGACAGAGCCATTCAGTTCAGAATATGTAGAATTACAACGGCTCTATTTGTTTAAACAGTACCAAGGATTAAAGTTAGGACAATTTGCTTTTGAACAGGCGATTCAAATTGCAAAAACATTGAACAAAAAGCGCTTATGGCTCGGAGTATGGTCTGAGAATACATCAGCGATTGCATTTTATAAAAAACAAGGGCTTATTAAAGTAGGCGAACATGCATTTAAAGTAGGGGAACAAGTGGATATAGATTGGATGATGGAATTGAGATTATGA
- a CDS encoding lipoprotein gives MKKWLASFMMISLVLAACGNTGDDEKTKKDEPSSKTEEKQSNDHSKSKDNKDKATTEDSKSNEKNDQSNATSDNTNENNTNSNGTHNTQNSDNASSQQAENNPEANGSNPGTNGPNQGSKYVPPYQGQNVVPVAQNLARNPVDQQQALKQLPNFQTSLDAAQREATSLNGQQNPYNDYAIQGEGGNYRYIFSFLNQSQPGTYMIVTVDQLGNSKIVDPAYRQ, from the coding sequence ATGAAAAAATGGTTAGCAAGTTTTATGATGATTTCTCTTGTTTTAGCTGCATGTGGTAATACGGGTGATGATGAGAAGACGAAAAAAGACGAACCTTCGTCAAAAACAGAAGAAAAACAGTCTAATGATCATTCGAAATCTAAAGATAACAAAGACAAAGCGACGACTGAAGATTCAAAATCAAATGAGAAAAACGACCAAAGTAATGCAACTTCCGATAACACAAATGAAAACAACACGAATTCTAATGGAACGCACAATACGCAAAACTCGGATAACGCATCATCACAACAAGCAGAAAATAATCCAGAAGCCAATGGTTCAAATCCAGGAACCAATGGTCCTAATCAAGGTAGCAAATACGTACCACCTTACCAAGGCCAAAATGTTGTTCCTGTAGCACAAAACCTTGCGCGTAACCCAGTAGATCAACAGCAAGCGTTGAAACAACTTCCAAATTTCCAAACTTCTTTAGATGCTGCTCAACGTGAAGCAACATCATTGAATGGGCAACAAAATCCATATAATGATTATGCGATCCAAGGTGAAGGTGGAAACTATCGTTACATCTTTAGTTTTCTCAATCAATCACAACCTGGAACGTATATGATTGTAACTGTCGACCAATTAGGTAATTCTAAAATTGTCGATCCAGCATATCGTCAATAA
- a CDS encoding L-lactate permease, protein MLVHSYDPFHNLAISALIASIPIILFLLCLTLFKMKGIYAAITTLAVTIVLTLVVFKLPVGIVTGGIAEGFYQGILPIGFIVMMAVWLYKLTTATGQFAIIQDSITSISRDQRIQLLLIGFAFNAFLEGVAGFGVPIAICAVLLIQLGFKPLQAAMLCLVANGAAGAYGAIGIPVGVVDTLNLPGGITALSVSQALNLSLPLLSIVTPFLLVFIIDGFKGIKETFPAILVMVIPFVVLQVIFNQFLGPELVDIIPPLAAMGALALFSKKFQPKNIFRLNENEVQETKRHAFKTILYAWSPFFILTILVLIWSSKSFKGLFLEGGGLSFLNIQFPIPGTMNDVTHQPIMLTFNLIAQTGMALLIAGVVTILLSKKVNFKEALNLLGETFKELWLPILTICFILAIAKLTTYGGLTSAMGQAIAKTGAIFPFLSPILGWIGVFMTGSVVNNNVLFAPIQASVAPQVGTSGALLVGANTAGGAIAKLISPQSIAIATAAVKEVGQESVLLKMTLKYSVGLLVFFCIWTLILSYFLS, encoded by the coding sequence ATGTTAGTTCACAGTTATGATCCATTTCACAACCTTGCAATTTCTGCATTAATTGCAAGTATCCCCATCATATTATTTTTACTATGTTTAACATTATTTAAAATGAAAGGTATATATGCAGCGATAACGACGCTAGCAGTTACGATTGTTCTCACGTTAGTTGTCTTTAAACTTCCAGTAGGTATTGTAACGGGAGGTATTGCTGAAGGATTCTATCAAGGTATTTTACCGATAGGTTTTATCGTTATGATGGCTGTTTGGTTATATAAATTAACTACAGCTACTGGACAATTTGCGATCATTCAAGACAGTATTACGTCCATTTCGAGAGACCAACGTATTCAGTTATTATTAATTGGCTTTGCTTTTAATGCATTTTTAGAAGGTGTTGCAGGCTTCGGTGTACCTATCGCTATTTGTGCAGTTTTATTAATTCAACTTGGCTTTAAACCTTTACAAGCCGCTATGCTTTGTCTCGTAGCTAACGGTGCAGCAGGAGCATATGGTGCGATTGGTATTCCGGTTGGTGTTGTAGATACACTTAATTTACCGGGAGGTATTACAGCATTAAGTGTTTCTCAAGCATTAAACTTGAGCTTACCATTATTAAGTATTGTGACACCATTTTTATTAGTATTTATAATTGACGGTTTTAAAGGAATTAAAGAAACATTCCCAGCTATCTTAGTGATGGTTATTCCATTCGTAGTATTACAAGTGATTTTTAATCAATTTTTAGGGCCAGAGCTTGTAGACATTATTCCACCACTTGCAGCGATGGGCGCATTAGCTTTATTCTCTAAAAAATTCCAACCCAAAAATATTTTTAGACTTAATGAAAATGAAGTACAAGAAACGAAGCGTCACGCATTTAAAACGATTTTATATGCATGGAGTCCATTCTTTATTTTAACTATTTTAGTATTAATTTGGAGTTCTAAGTCCTTTAAAGGTTTATTCCTTGAAGGTGGCGGGCTGTCATTCTTAAACATTCAATTTCCAATTCCTGGAACTATGAATGATGTGACACACCAACCGATTATGTTAACATTTAACCTTATCGCTCAAACGGGTATGGCATTACTCATCGCAGGTGTGGTTACAATCTTACTTTCTAAAAAAGTAAACTTTAAAGAAGCATTGAATCTTTTAGGTGAAACATTTAAAGAATTATGGTTACCAATTTTAACGATTTGTTTTATTTTAGCAATTGCTAAATTGACAACTTATGGTGGTTTAACAAGTGCGATGGGTCAAGCAATCGCCAAAACAGGCGCAATCTTCCCATTCTTGTCTCCAATACTTGGTTGGATAGGTGTATTTATGACTGGTTCAGTTGTGAATAACAACGTCTTATTTGCTCCGATTCAAGCTTCGGTAGCACCACAAGTGGGTACAAGTGGCGCATTACTTGTCGGCGCTAATACAGCAGGGGGAGCAATTGCAAAATTGATTTCACCACAATCTATTGCGATTGCAACAGCAGCAGTTAAAGAAGTAGGTCAAGAGTCAGTGCTATTAAAAATGACGCTGAAATACAGTGTAGGACTACTTGTTTTCTTCTGTATTTGGACACTCATCTTATCCTACTTTTTAAGTTAG
- a CDS encoding glycosyltransferase family 4 protein, with the protein MKSITFLMHNIYAVGGTVKTITNLANQLVRQGHRVTIISVFRNQLEPYFPLDSHVRVQSLVNYQIKIQNVVPLFANRIRKYTPLLKPKTLTQHEPGIKQYSSYIEKKIIRAIQNNDSDILVGTRASHNMLISKFASPHQKTIGMEHMNFDAHSDDLKAEIINSYQNLTAITTLTETDQHRYQAYLNTPVYVVSNMLAEKRLKLMKKNTIIAAGRFEYEKGFDLLIEAAYHIQNDLRDYGFTIDIYGDGKEKEALSQLIGYAGLQDLIFLKPTTNQLSSFIAMSKITIVPSRNEGFGMTILEAMNQGSIVISFDGNTGPESLITHGKNGFLVPAKDTHKLAQQMLEVIEMGHAGQALPVLSQGYQTVNHYSPEHIYSQFKRAIDAIMT; encoded by the coding sequence ATGAAGTCTATTACATTTCTAATGCATAATATATATGCTGTAGGTGGAACCGTAAAAACGATTACCAATTTAGCGAATCAGTTGGTACGCCAAGGCCATCGAGTTACAATTATTTCTGTTTTTCGCAATCAACTAGAGCCTTATTTCCCCTTAGATTCACATGTACGTGTACAATCACTTGTTAATTACCAAATAAAAATACAAAATGTTGTGCCTTTATTTGCCAATCGCATTCGTAAATATACGCCGCTTCTCAAACCGAAAACACTAACCCAACACGAACCAGGTATAAAACAATACTCAAGTTACATTGAGAAGAAAATCATCCGTGCAATCCAAAATAACGATAGCGATATTTTGGTTGGTACGCGTGCCAGCCATAATATGTTGATTTCTAAATTTGCTAGCCCTCATCAAAAAACTATAGGGATGGAACATATGAACTTTGATGCCCATTCAGATGACTTAAAAGCTGAAATCATCAATAGTTATCAAAATTTAACCGCTATTACGACACTTACAGAAACCGATCAACACCGATATCAAGCCTACCTCAATACACCTGTATACGTCGTATCAAATATGTTAGCTGAAAAACGACTCAAATTAATGAAAAAAAATACGATTATTGCAGCAGGTCGCTTTGAATATGAAAAAGGCTTCGATTTATTAATTGAAGCCGCCTATCATATTCAAAATGATTTGAGAGATTATGGTTTTACAATTGATATTTATGGCGATGGTAAAGAGAAAGAAGCCCTTTCTCAACTTATTGGTTATGCAGGGCTTCAAGATCTCATCTTTTTAAAACCGACCACCAATCAACTTAGTTCATTTATTGCGATGAGCAAGATTACGATTGTGCCATCGCGAAATGAAGGCTTCGGTATGACGATACTTGAAGCGATGAATCAAGGCAGTATCGTCATTAGTTTTGATGGCAATACTGGTCCAGAATCACTCATTACGCATGGTAAAAATGGTTTCCTCGTTCCAGCTAAAGACACACATAAATTAGCACAACAAATGCTTGAAGTGATTGAAATGGGTCATGCAGGACAAGCCCTTCCCGTCCTTAGTCAAGGCTATCAGACCGTCAATCATTACTCACCAGAACATATCTATTCACAGTTTAAGCGTGCGATTGACGCTATCATGACATAA
- the mqo gene encoding malate dehydrogenase (quinone) codes for MDNLHNKTDVVLIGGGIMSATLGVLLKELQPEWDINVFERLDSCGKESSNVWNNAGTGHSALCELNYTNEMPDGTMDIKKAIKVNEQFQISKQFWSYLVKHNKLNKPDAFIRTVPHMSFVTGEKNVSFLEARVKSLKENVLFSGMEITKDRETLKKWVPLMMEGRREDEIVAATRDDSGTDVNFGALTKQLMDQLESNGGAIYYQHEVQSLKQNKDGSWRIRIKDLKENKTFTVESKFVFIGAGGASLPLLQKTHIPESKHIGGFPVSGLFLVCKNQDIVNQHKAKVYGKAKVGAPPMSVPHLDTRYIDGTRALLFGPFAGFSPKFLKTGSYFDLVKSVKPYNLTTMLAAGAKEMGLTKYLIQQLMLNHSERVEELREFIPNAKEEDWKVVVAGQRVQVIKDTEAKGKGTLQFGTEVITSQDGTLAALLGASPGASTAVAVMLDILQRAFKDDFKHWEPKVKEMIPSFGKELTNEVDLFKSLNHEISEQLKLNEEGSLLS; via the coding sequence GTGGACAATTTACATAACAAGACAGATGTTGTGCTTATTGGCGGAGGCATTATGAGCGCGACATTAGGTGTATTATTAAAAGAATTGCAACCAGAATGGGACATCAACGTATTTGAAAGGTTAGACAGCTGTGGTAAGGAAAGTTCTAATGTTTGGAATAATGCTGGAACCGGGCATTCAGCATTATGCGAATTGAACTACACAAATGAAATGCCAGACGGCACGATGGATATTAAAAAAGCCATCAAGGTTAATGAACAATTCCAAATTTCAAAACAATTTTGGTCTTATCTTGTTAAGCACAACAAATTAAATAAGCCGGACGCATTTATCCGAACTGTACCTCATATGAGCTTTGTAACAGGAGAGAAAAATGTCTCGTTTCTTGAGGCACGTGTAAAGTCGCTCAAGGAAAATGTATTGTTCAGTGGCATGGAAATCACGAAAGATAGAGAGACATTAAAAAAATGGGTGCCGTTGATGATGGAAGGGCGCCGAGAAGATGAAATCGTTGCGGCGACACGTGATGACTCTGGTACAGATGTTAATTTCGGTGCCTTGACAAAGCAATTAATGGATCAGTTAGAAAGTAACGGAGGGGCAATTTATTATCAACATGAGGTTCAATCTTTAAAACAAAATAAAGATGGCTCATGGCGTATTAGAATTAAAGATTTAAAAGAAAACAAAACATTTACAGTAGAATCTAAATTTGTATTTATCGGTGCGGGAGGCGCGAGCTTGCCACTTTTACAAAAGACGCATATCCCTGAATCTAAACATATTGGTGGCTTCCCAGTAAGTGGTCTATTCTTAGTATGTAAAAATCAAGATATCGTTAATCAACATAAAGCCAAAGTTTATGGTAAAGCTAAAGTTGGTGCGCCACCGATGTCTGTCCCACACTTAGATACGCGTTATATCGATGGCACACGTGCGCTTTTATTTGGACCTTTTGCAGGGTTTTCGCCTAAATTTTTAAAAACAGGATCATATTTTGACTTAGTGAAATCTGTTAAACCGTATAACTTAACGACGATGCTTGCAGCTGGTGCAAAAGAAATGGGATTGACGAAATATCTCATACAACAACTGATGCTAAACCATTCGGAGCGTGTAGAAGAATTGCGTGAATTTATTCCTAACGCTAAAGAAGAAGATTGGAAAGTTGTTGTAGCGGGTCAACGTGTTCAAGTGATTAAAGATACGGAAGCAAAAGGAAAAGGTACTTTACAATTTGGTACAGAAGTGATTACGTCACAAGATGGGACGTTAGCTGCGTTGTTAGGTGCATCACCAGGAGCATCTACCGCAGTAGCAGTAATGTTAGACATTTTACAACGTGCGTTTAAAGACGATTTTAAGCATTGGGAACCAAAAGTAAAAGAAATGATTCCATCCTTCGGTAAAGAATTAACAAATGAAGTAGACTTATTTAAGTCATTAAATCATGAGATTTCCGAACAATTAAAACTTAATGAAGAAGGTAGTTTATTAAGTTAA
- a CDS encoding sensor histidine kinase encodes MLKSLYSRLALYTITVMIISSIASFLLSNIYYHFELKEKNDAKLMTTLQRAHDYDRASNEKDLDAYFKLLGNLNYQLKVYDEAHHSRFYGESFRKDNLEDSAVNQVLSGQNYHGVKERPFNPVITGFFDNETRNTVGTSFQTNHGKYAVFMRQDVGQSLGEFRIFLFVLLLLLVLFSIGLVTWSTYSIVKPVKQLKIATQRMMDGDFKTPIHKTRKDEIGILQDHFDSMRRALKQLDDMRQHFVQNVSHEIKTPLTHIHQLLSQLQTESSQTKQSQYIAQIYDETHRLSQLTRQLLLLSEIDNDDHLSFDDTVELKALVLEIIKHESYALDHKNIVLLHDLEHVHVQGNERLLTQAIENIIRNAIKYTDDYGMIEIHLNTNDTQTEAVLSVTDDGPGMSKATQARIFERFYKSTSHTDSNGLGLAITQDIITRHHGHISVKSALSEGATFTITLPLTSVSTDR; translated from the coding sequence ATGCTTAAATCACTTTATTCACGCCTCGCTCTTTACACCATTACGGTCATGATTATTAGCTCCATTGCCAGTTTTTTATTAAGTAATATTTACTATCACTTTGAGTTAAAAGAAAAAAACGATGCTAAATTAATGACAACACTTCAACGTGCACACGATTATGATCGTGCGTCAAATGAAAAAGATTTAGATGCTTATTTTAAACTTTTAGGCAATCTCAATTACCAATTAAAGGTGTACGATGAAGCACATCATAGCCGCTTTTACGGTGAATCATTTCGAAAGGATAATTTAGAGGATAGCGCAGTGAATCAAGTATTAAGCGGCCAAAATTATCATGGGGTCAAAGAGCGACCTTTCAATCCTGTGATTACAGGCTTTTTTGATAATGAAACACGTAACACCGTTGGGACTTCGTTTCAAACGAACCACGGAAAGTATGCCGTATTTATGCGTCAAGATGTAGGACAATCACTAGGAGAATTTCGTATTTTTTTATTCGTCTTGCTCCTCTTACTCGTTCTATTTTCGATCGGTCTCGTTACTTGGTCCACATACTCTATCGTTAAACCCGTTAAACAATTAAAAATTGCCACACAACGTATGATGGATGGCGACTTTAAAACACCCATTCATAAAACACGCAAAGATGAAATCGGCATATTACAAGACCATTTTGATTCAATGAGACGGGCTTTAAAACAATTAGATGACATGCGCCAACACTTTGTTCAAAATGTGTCTCATGAAATTAAAACGCCATTGACGCACATTCATCAATTGCTAAGCCAACTTCAAACGGAGTCCTCTCAAACAAAACAATCACAATACATTGCTCAAATTTACGATGAGACGCACCGTTTAAGTCAGTTGACACGTCAGTTGTTACTCTTATCCGAAATAGACAACGACGATCATTTATCATTTGATGATACGGTTGAATTAAAGGCACTCGTTCTAGAAATCATTAAACACGAATCGTATGCGTTAGACCACAAAAATATCGTCTTGTTACACGATTTAGAACATGTTCACGTTCAAGGAAATGAACGTTTGTTAACACAAGCCATTGAAAATATTATTCGAAATGCCATCAAATATACAGATGACTATGGTATGATTGAAATACATTTAAATACTAACGATACACAGACTGAAGCGGTGCTCTCTGTCACAGATGACGGACCAGGCATGAGCAAAGCAACACAAGCACGTATTTTTGAAAGATTTTATAAATCGACTTCCCATACCGATAGTAATGGTTTAGGCTTAGCAATTACGCAAGATATTATTACACGCCATCATGGTCATATTTCTGTAAAAAGTGCACTTTCAGAAGGAGCTACATTCACTATCACTTTACCTTTAACATCAGTAAGTACTGACAGATAA